The sequence AGCTAGGTGTTTATACCGCTGGACAGTGGGCTGCCGCTTATAGAGAGAGGTTCATGGCGCTCTTCGAGCAGCTTACTGGAGCGAGGGTTTACCACATCTATACAATCCCTGGAGGAGTTAGAAGGGACATACCCGGAGACAAGTGGTTAAGGCAGCTGAAGGACACTGTGGAGTATCTAAAAGACAAGCTTAAAGACTTTGACAACGTCCTATTCGAAAACTACATCACATTCAAGAGGCTTGAAGGAATTGGGGTTATGGACAAGAAATTTGCCTTAGAAGAAGGCGTAACCGGGCCAAACCTCAGAGCGACGGGAGTTAGAGCTGATGTTAGAAAGTTCGACCCATATCTCCTTTACCCAGAGCTTGATTTCGAGGTGCCAGTGCTTAGAGAGGGAGACTCGTTGGCAAGAGCTCTCGTAAGAAGGTTTGAACTTGAACAGGATCTCTACATCCTCGAACAGCTCCTTGAAATGGGGCCGCCAAGTGGTCCCTATAAGGTAGAGCATGCTGGCTTCAAGGCTCTTCCAAGGTTTAAAGTTCCAGCTGGAGACGCTTACGCTCACGTGGAATCAAGTAAAGGGGACTTTGGAGCTTATGTCGTAAGCGATGGAGGAAACAAGCCTTACAGGGTTCAGATAAGAGGCCCAAGTATAGCCCACGGAATCAGAGTGATAGAGCAACTTTTAGTGGGAGCAAGGTTGGCAGACGTGCCCGTGATTTTGGTGAGCCTTGATAACTGCCCACCCGATATAGATAGGTGATAAAAATGGAGAGCGCAAAGCAGATTGAATTTAAAGTTGCCCCGGAGGAGAAAGTCAAGAAGAAACCTTCATTCCTCAAGCCATGGCTTGGGCTTAAGTACCTCTTCAAAAAGCCCGTCACCATTAAGATCCCCTATGAACAAACGCAAATAGCCGAGAAGTATAGGGGGTTCCACACGCTTAACTGGAAAACGTGCATAGGCTGTAATATGTGCGGCCAGATATGTCCTGCGAGGGCAATAGAGATGACTTGGATAGAGGGGGAAAAGAGACCCCATCCTAAAGTAGACTACGGACGCTGTACTTTCTGCCAGTTCTGTGTTGATGTGTGTCCAACAAATGCCCTAGGCTATGTGGAAAACTACATCCTCACAACCGAGTGGAAAGAGGAAGAGCTCGAGCTCTTTGACTGGGTTCCACTTCCAGAGGAGAAGGTAAGGAAGTTCAAAGACTACAGGCACCCCCTAGCTAAGATAGAGCACCTCGAGGAGGGTAAAGTTAGATACATCTTGAGAGATGGTGAGGTTGTAGAGTTCAGGATTCTCGGCTATGGCATCAAACCACCGGCAAAGCCTCAAGTTGTGGAGAAGAAAGAAGCTAAAGAAGAAAAGAAAGCCGACTGACCTCCTTCCCGCCTTGAAAGGTGAGGGTTCCAACGAGCTAACCCCTCGCCAATAGCGGGAAGGTTTACGGGCGACTCATTCCCTACTCCCGTTGCCGGTTTCGGTTCAGCCCGAGGGGACGGTCTCGCCCCCGTTACCCCTACCCCAAAGGGGACTCGGGGTTATGGTTTCAGAGGCTAAACCTTTGGTTTTTGACTGCCTCAAAGGGCAGTTTTTGAAGGACGCCTGTCGGCGTCCTAACCACTCCAAGTCGGAGTGGTAACGCGAAACCCCCTCATCTCATCGGGTTATTAAATTTGGCCTCTTCGAGGCCTTACTACACTATGAAGTTTAAAAGGGTTTTGGTTTAAAGGGCTGAATTTCCGAATACTGCATCCCCGCCCTGAAAGGCGAGGCCTTCAAAAGAAAAAAGTAACCTCTTTATTTTTTCGCAAATTCTATAAGGCTCTACTCCTTTTTCTTTTTGGTGGGAAAATTGAAAGTTGAAGCCCTCAAGAGCATTCTTAAAGAACTCGGTATTGAATGCGCTAGAACCATCGAGGAGAAGGTTGACCTGCAGTTTTCAGCTTTGGAGAACCTTTACAAAAACCTTAATGATGATGAGCTCTTTCTCAAGCTTGTGATAGCCAATTCAATAGTTAGCTATCAGCTTTCTGCTAAAGGAGAAAAGTGGTGGTGGGAGTTCTCGAGATACTTCTCAAAAAACCCTCCAAAAGGCATCGTAGCGGCTTACTCCGAGTTTTTGCCAAACTCAAAAACCAACAGGAGATTAATCCAGCCGAAGTTAAATCGTCTTAAAAAGCTGGAGCCTTTTTTAAGCTCCCTAACGATGGAGGATTTAAGGGATTACTATCACAATATGCTGAGATTTCGGGATCATTTGGCAAGGGTCATGAATTCAAAGGAAGATGCAAAAACCATTGTTTTTGCTGTAAAAATGTTCGGCTATGCATCAAGGATAGCTTTCAAAGAGTTCATTCCCTATCCAATGGAAATCGACATCCCAAAAGACTTCAGAATCGAAAACTACACAAAAAGATTTACATCCGAGGAGCCAGTAAAATTCTGGAGAAAAATTTCGAGGGAAGTTGGTGTGCCGCCCCTCCACATAGATTCTATCCTCTGGCCCGTACTTGGAGGAGATAGAAGGGTCATTGGGAGACTGAAAAAGCACTGTGAAAAATCCGAGCTAGTTTTACAACTTGTGTCTCTTTGAGTTATTCTTTCGAACTTAAAGATGGGAACGTCGCTGAACTAATTAGGGTTTCTGAGTTTTGTTAGGAAAACCGAAAGTTTTATATATTCGAACTTCAAAAGTTCCATATGAAAACAAAATGAGGTGATGGAGATGGTAGCTATCGGTGAAAAGTTTCCAGAGGTTGAGGTAAAAACAACCCACGGGGTAATAAAGCTCCCAGACTACTTTGCAGAAAAGGGCAAGTGGTTCTTGCTTTTCAGCCACCCAGCAGATTTCACTCCCGTCTGTACTACGGAGTTCTACGCTCTACAAAAGAGAATTGATAAGTTCAGAGAACTTGGTGTTGAGCCCATAGGACTCAGCGTTGACCAAGTATTCAGCCACATCAAATGGATGGAATGGATTAAGGAGAACCTCGGTGAGGAAATAACCTTCCCAGTTATCGCTGACGACAGGGGAGACTTGGCTGATAGACTCGGCATGATACCGAGTGGTGCAACAATAACAGCCAGGGCGGTCTTTGTAGTTGATGACAAAGGCGTTATCAGGGCAATAGTCTATTACCCAGCCGAAGTTGGTAGAGATTGGGACGAGATTTTAAGGCTCGTCAAGGCTCTAAAGATAAGCACAGAAAAGGGAGTTGCTTTGCCCCACAAGTGGCCCAACAATGAGCTTATAGGTGACAAAGTCATTGTTCCACCAGCTAGCACAGTTGACCAAGTTAAAGAACGCGAAGAGGCCAAAGCCAAGGGCGAGATAGAGTGCTACGACTGGTGGTTCTGTTACAAAAAGCTTGAATGATCTCTTTTCTTTAACTTTGTCTTTTTTCTCAGAGCTTGTTTGCTTTCTTCATTGTTAGGGCTTTGGAAGAAAATTATATAAACCTAATCCGCAAACCTTATTATGACGAAAGTCGAACTTTATTGGAAGTGATGGCATATGGTCGAGTTTAAGGAAGATGTTTCTATTGTTTTGGGTGGTGCAGCAGGTCAGGGAATTCAGACAGTTGAAGAGATCCTTACAAGAGTTTTGAAGCTTTCTGGTTATAACGTCTATGCAAACAAAGAGTACATGTCAAGAGTTAGAGGTGGAATAAACACCACCGAAATCAGAGTATCATCAAAAAAGGTAAGAGCATTTGTAAGGAGGATCGATATCTTAATCCCGTTCAAGCGTGGAGTTCTTCCTTGGGTGGAAAAGAGGCTCACAGAGAACACAGTGGTTTTGGGCGAAAAGGAAAACGTTGAGGAGGAATACCTCAGCAGAGTAAACTTTGTTGAAGTGCCCCTCAATGAAATGGCAAAAGAAGTTGGCAGTCCTCTGTATTTAAACACAATAGCAGCGGGAGTTGTGGTTGGACTCTTCCACGGAGACTTTGAGGCTCTCGAGGAATATCTGAGAAAAAGATTTGGCAGCAAAGGAGAAGAGGTTGTGTTAAAAAACATTGAAGCCGCTAGGAAAGGTTACGAGCTTGGAGTAAAGCTGTGTGAGGAGGGAACAATTGGAATTGAGGTTAAAAGAGACGAAAACGTTAAGAAAGAGATTCTTTTAAGCGGCACCGAGGCTGTAGCCTTGGGTGCAGTCGCTGGGGGAATGAACTTCTTGAGCTTTTATCCCATGAGCCCCTCCACAGGTGTTGCGGTTTTCTCTGCCCAGCATGCCGAGGACTTTGAAATAATCGTGGAGCAGGTAGAGGATGAGATAGCTGCAATAAACATGGCTCTGGGAGCATGGTTCGCCGGTGCAAGGGGAATGGTAACAACCTCGGGAGGCGGCTTTGCCTTGATGAGCGAAGCCCTAAGCTTAGCTGGAATGGCAGAAAATCCAGTGGTAATCCATCTCGCCCAAAGACCCGGTCCGGCAACGGGATTGCCCACAAGAACAATGCAAGGCGACTTGAACCTTGTTCTTTATTCTGGCCATGGTGAATTTCCAAGAATAGTTCTCGCACCAGGGAGCATTGAGGAGGCTTTTTACCTTACGGCAGAGGCTTTCAATTTAGCGGACAAATACCAAGTGCCTGTGATAATCCTAACGGATCAATACTTTGTCGATACCTATTACAACCTCCCAGAGCTTGATCTAAGCAAAATTAAGGTGGAAAAGTACATTGTGGAGAGTGATGAGGACTACAAGAGATACAAGCTCACCGAAGATGGCATCTCTCCAAGGAGCATTCCCGGATACGGAAAGGGCGTTGTGGTGGCTAACGGAAACGAACACGACGAGTGGGGAGACATAACCGAAGACGAGGAACTTTCGAGGCTGATGCAGGAGAAAAGGGCAATAAAGAAGCTTGAAACAATAAGGAAAAATGCCATGATGCCGGAACTTGTGGGGAGAGAGGACGCAAAATACGTCATTGTCGCATGGGGTTCAACCTACCATGTGATAAGAGAAGCCCTCGAAGTTCTCAACAGGGAAGACGTAGCGTTTCTGCACTTTAAGTGGGTGTATCCTCTGCCCGAGAAGGTTGAAGGTCTCTTGGAAGGCAAAGTGATAATAGACATCGAGCAAAACGTTACAGCACAGTTTGCGGAGCTTTTAAAGAAAGAGTTTGGGCTAGAGATCCATCACAAGATTTTGAAGTATGATGGGAGGCCCTTCTCCGTTGAAGAGATTCTTGATGCTCTTAAGGGGGTGTTAGAATGATCTCTCCGCTTATTTTTGAACCCGAAAGACCCGGAAGCAAGGACATAGCCTGGTGTCCCGGGTGTGGGAACTTCGGTATTAGGAACATCTTGAGATCTGCTTTTGCCGAGCTCAACCTAAGGCCGCAGGATGTTGTCATAATAAGCGGAATTGGCCAAGCGGCAAAAATGCCCCACTACATAAACGTTAACGGCTATCATACCCTTCACGGTCGTTCTATTCCAATAGCCACAGCTGTTAAAGCCGCAAATCCCTCTTTGACGGTAATAGCGGAGGGTGGAGACGGAGACATGTACGCTGAGGGAGGCAACCACCTTCTCCATGCCATAAGAAGAAACCCAGACATAACGGTTTTAGTCCACGACAACCAGATTTATGGTTTGACTAAAGGCCAAGCTTCCCCCACAACAATGCTGGGGATGAAAACTCCTACTCAACCTTGGGGAGTCTTTGAAGAGCCTTTCAACCCAATAGCCTTGGCAATAGCTCTGGATGCATCTTTTGTAGCAAGGACTTTCATGGGATACTTCAAAGAGAGCGTGGAGATAATCAAAAAGGCAATCCAGCATAAAGGATTAGCCATAGTAGACATTTTCCATCCATGTGTGAGCTTCAACAAGGTGAACACCTACGAATGGTATCGCGAGCACACTTACTGGATGAAAGACCACAACCCGTACGATAGGGAGGAGGCATTTAAGAGAGCTATAGAGAGCGATCCCCTCCCGCTGGGAGTGTTCTACATCCACGAAAAGCCAACCTTTGAAGAGCAGGTTCCAGCTTATAAGAGGGACAAAACGCCGCTGTGGCGGAGGAAGTCTAAGCTTGAAGAAATTGGAAAAATTTTGGAGGCTAAGAGAACGTTTTGATTTTTTATAAATTTTTGGGGTGAGTAAGGTGATTGGAGAAAAAGCACCGGATTTTGTGTTGAAAGACCAAAATGGGGAGGAATTTAAGCTTTCGGATTTTAGAGGGAAGAAAGTTCTCCTATCCTTCCACCCACTGGCATGGACAGGTATTTGCGAAAAGCAGATGAAAGCTTTGGAAGAAAACTACGAAAAATTTGAAACCCTAAACGTTCTCCCGGTTGGTATAAGCGTTGATCCCGTACCGAGTAAAAAGGCCTGGGCTGAACATATGGGGCTTAAGAAACTCAGGATTCTGAGCGACTTTTGGCCTCATGGCAAGGTTGCAAAGCTATATGGACTTTTTAGAGAAAAGGATGGCATTTCAGAAAGGGCAAACGTTTTGGTTGATGAAGAAGGGAAGATAGCCTTCTACAAAGTTTACCCAATAAGGGAGCTTCCCAACTTGGAGGAGATATTCGAGTTTCTGGAAGGGTGAAAAGCTTTTTATATTTCTATTTTTAAACTAAATTGGGGTGGTGAAAAAATGCCAAAGGTTTGGATAGAGAAACTTCTTGATGAACCCGAGCTCTACCTTTTGAGGATTGACGATGACAAAATAAAATACTTCGAGGCAACGTGGGACATTCCGGAAGGAATAACCTATAATGCTTACCTCATGAAGACAGATAGTGCAGTTGTTCTTTTTGATGCCTGGAAAAAAGACTATACCAATGAATTTCTTGAAGCACTCTCAAGTATAGTTGATCCCAAGGAGATAACCCACATAGTTGTCCACCACATGGAGCCGGATCACAGCGGGGCTTTGCCAAGACTTCTCGAATTAAACGGGTACAAGGCGAAGATCATAG comes from Thermococcus litoralis DSM 5473 and encodes:
- a CDS encoding NADH-quinone oxidoreductase subunit D, whose product is MVSQQELIREARENGMELLPLEKDTYELFFGPQHMATENYSLILKMDGHRVVKAIANPGFLHRGFEKLAEYRPWYTNIALLLRICVPEPDVPEAIYSMAVDELMGWEVPERAQWIRTTVLEMARVSAYLFWTMGMAFKLGVYTAGQWAAAYRERFMALFEQLTGARVYHIYTIPGGVRRDIPGDKWLRQLKDTVEYLKDKLKDFDNVLFENYITFKRLEGIGVMDKKFALEEGVTGPNLRATGVRADVRKFDPYLLYPELDFEVPVLREGDSLARALVRRFELEQDLYILEQLLEMGPPSGPYKVEHAGFKALPRFKVPAGDAYAHVESSKGDFGAYVVSDGGNKPYRVQIRGPSIAHGIRVIEQLLVGARLADVPVILVSLDNCPPDIDR
- the nuoI gene encoding NADH-quinone oxidoreductase subunit NuoI → MESAKQIEFKVAPEEKVKKKPSFLKPWLGLKYLFKKPVTIKIPYEQTQIAEKYRGFHTLNWKTCIGCNMCGQICPARAIEMTWIEGEKRPHPKVDYGRCTFCQFCVDVCPTNALGYVENYILTTEWKEEELELFDWVPLPEEKVRKFKDYRHPLAKIEHLEEGKVRYILRDGEVVEFRILGYGIKPPAKPQVVEKKEAKEEKKAD
- a CDS encoding N-glycosylase/DNA lyase, whose protein sequence is MVGKLKVEALKSILKELGIECARTIEEKVDLQFSALENLYKNLNDDELFLKLVIANSIVSYQLSAKGEKWWWEFSRYFSKNPPKGIVAAYSEFLPNSKTNRRLIQPKLNRLKKLEPFLSSLTMEDLRDYYHNMLRFRDHLARVMNSKEDAKTIVFAVKMFGYASRIAFKEFIPYPMEIDIPKDFRIENYTKRFTSEEPVKFWRKISREVGVPPLHIDSILWPVLGGDRRVIGRLKKHCEKSELVLQLVSL
- a CDS encoding peroxiredoxin: MEMVAIGEKFPEVEVKTTHGVIKLPDYFAEKGKWFLLFSHPADFTPVCTTEFYALQKRIDKFRELGVEPIGLSVDQVFSHIKWMEWIKENLGEEITFPVIADDRGDLADRLGMIPSGATITARAVFVVDDKGVIRAIVYYPAEVGRDWDEILRLVKALKISTEKGVALPHKWPNNELIGDKVIVPPASTVDQVKEREEAKAKGEIECYDWWFCYKKLE
- a CDS encoding 2-oxoacid:acceptor oxidoreductase subunit alpha, which encodes MVEFKEDVSIVLGGAAGQGIQTVEEILTRVLKLSGYNVYANKEYMSRVRGGINTTEIRVSSKKVRAFVRRIDILIPFKRGVLPWVEKRLTENTVVLGEKENVEEEYLSRVNFVEVPLNEMAKEVGSPLYLNTIAAGVVVGLFHGDFEALEEYLRKRFGSKGEEVVLKNIEAARKGYELGVKLCEEGTIGIEVKRDENVKKEILLSGTEAVALGAVAGGMNFLSFYPMSPSTGVAVFSAQHAEDFEIIVEQVEDEIAAINMALGAWFAGARGMVTTSGGGFALMSEALSLAGMAENPVVIHLAQRPGPATGLPTRTMQGDLNLVLYSGHGEFPRIVLAPGSIEEAFYLTAEAFNLADKYQVPVIILTDQYFVDTYYNLPELDLSKIKVEKYIVESDEDYKRYKLTEDGISPRSIPGYGKGVVVANGNEHDEWGDITEDEELSRLMQEKRAIKKLETIRKNAMMPELVGREDAKYVIVAWGSTYHVIREALEVLNREDVAFLHFKWVYPLPEKVEGLLEGKVIIDIEQNVTAQFAELLKKEFGLEIHHKILKYDGRPFSVEEILDALKGVLE
- a CDS encoding thiamine pyrophosphate-dependent enzyme codes for the protein MISPLIFEPERPGSKDIAWCPGCGNFGIRNILRSAFAELNLRPQDVVIISGIGQAAKMPHYINVNGYHTLHGRSIPIATAVKAANPSLTVIAEGGDGDMYAEGGNHLLHAIRRNPDITVLVHDNQIYGLTKGQASPTTMLGMKTPTQPWGVFEEPFNPIALAIALDASFVARTFMGYFKESVEIIKKAIQHKGLAIVDIFHPCVSFNKVNTYEWYREHTYWMKDHNPYDREEAFKRAIESDPLPLGVFYIHEKPTFEEQVPAYKRDKTPLWRRKSKLEEIGKILEAKRTF
- a CDS encoding peroxiredoxin — encoded protein: MIGEKAPDFVLKDQNGEEFKLSDFRGKKVLLSFHPLAWTGICEKQMKALEENYEKFETLNVLPVGISVDPVPSKKAWAEHMGLKKLRILSDFWPHGKVAKLYGLFREKDGISERANVLVDEEGKIAFYKVYPIRELPNLEEIFEFLEG